A genome region from Crossiella equi includes the following:
- a CDS encoding carbohydrate ABC transporter permease yields MPTDLRRNPLPSLILALFLLFFALPVLWLVLAATKTDEQLVRDHPLSVGSWQALLANWEALTAFQDNVILRWLGNSALYSFLALAITLCVSVPAGYALALTEFRGRRTLLAVTLVVMLMPSATLVVPLFLELNAVGLIGSMWSIVLPYSFHPFGVYLAYIFFSTALPRELLDAARLDGCSEPGVFGRVALPLAAPVVALVGFFSFVANWTNYFLPYVLLPASDQFPVQVGLGELLNNVPQFNPTVGELAVQRPQLALATLVAITPVLLVFLFSQRFLVAGMLAGATKE; encoded by the coding sequence ATGCCGACTGACCTGCGGCGCAACCCGCTGCCCTCGCTGATCCTCGCGCTGTTCCTGCTCTTCTTCGCCCTCCCCGTGCTCTGGCTGGTGCTGGCCGCCACCAAGACCGACGAGCAGCTCGTGCGCGATCACCCGCTGTCCGTGGGCTCCTGGCAGGCGCTGCTGGCCAACTGGGAGGCGCTGACCGCCTTCCAGGACAACGTGATCCTCCGGTGGCTGGGCAACTCCGCGCTGTACTCCTTCCTCGCCCTGGCCATCACGCTGTGCGTGTCGGTGCCCGCCGGGTACGCGCTCGCGCTGACCGAGTTCCGCGGCAGGCGCACCCTGCTGGCGGTCACCCTGGTGGTGATGCTCATGCCCAGCGCGACGCTGGTGGTGCCGCTGTTCCTGGAGCTGAACGCGGTCGGCCTGATCGGCTCGATGTGGTCGATCGTGCTGCCGTACTCCTTCCACCCGTTCGGGGTCTACCTGGCCTACATCTTCTTCAGCACCGCCCTGCCGAGGGAGCTGCTGGACGCGGCCAGGCTGGACGGCTGCTCGGAGCCCGGCGTGTTCGGCCGGGTCGCCCTGCCGCTGGCCGCGCCGGTGGTCGCACTGGTCGGGTTCTTCAGCTTCGTGGCCAACTGGACCAACTACTTCCTGCCCTACGTCCTGCTGCCGGCCAGCGACCAGTTCCCGGTCCAGGTCGGCCTCGGCGAGCTGCTGAACAACGTGCCCCAGTTCAACCCGACCGTGGGTGAGCTGGCGGTGCAGCGCCCGCAACTGGCGCTGGCGACCCTGGTGGCGATCACCCCGGTGCTGCTCGTCTTCCTGTTCTCCCAACGGTTCCTCGTCGCCGGGATGCTCGCCGGCGCGACCAAGGAGTGA
- a CDS encoding ricin-type beta-trefoil lectin domain protein: MLGVLVAALLAAGVVAGAPAGAAPAADLRVMPLGDSITEGVAVPGAYRTGLWRRLTGAGHRVDFVGSLANGPSGLGDRDHEGHPGWRIDQIEANVTGWLRRYTPRTVLLHIGTNDVLQNRDLPNAPARLSTLLDRITATAPAAEVLVATIIPLANPGQEANVRAFNAKIPGIVRSKVNAGKRVRMVDMHAALRPADLYDGIHPSAAGHDKMAAAWFSALRAAPQRAGEPGPAEAATPPLGWNSWNSFGCNVNETVVRQAADAMVSSGMRTAGYQYVVVDDCWFDPQRDAQGNLRASPAKFPSGMKALGDYIHSRGLKFGIYQVPTERTCAQRVGNYPGSTGSKGHEVQDARTFASWGVDYLKYDWCSPEGSREEQVARFRLMRDALRATGRPIVYSINPNSFHAITGDTYDWGQVADLWRTTEDLLDIWQNGNVNSYPMGVGNVVDINAPLAAQNRPGHFNDPDMLVVGRPGLSLTESRSHFALWALMAAPLMAGNDIRTMSAEVSAILRNSRLLAVNQDRLGLGGRRVRDDGGTEVFAKPLADGSVAVGLFNRGGGEATISTTAAQIGLAGGAFTLTDLWTGAVAGSGGQISANVPAHGVAVYRVSGGAPLASTTSGLRGGGSGRCLDVDNASTAAGAAAVIWDCHTAANQLWTTWAGGEVRVFGDKCLDAENRGTANGTRVLTWPCNGQDNQKWTLNANGSVTSVHSGLCLAVNQSATTNGSRLVLWSCDGQPSQKWARA, encoded by the coding sequence GTGCTGGGCGTCCTCGTCGCCGCCCTCTTGGCCGCGGGAGTGGTCGCCGGTGCCCCCGCCGGTGCAGCGCCCGCCGCCGACCTGCGGGTGATGCCGCTGGGTGACTCGATCACTGAGGGCGTCGCCGTGCCCGGCGCGTACCGGACCGGGCTCTGGCGGCGGCTGACCGGGGCGGGGCACCGGGTGGACTTCGTGGGATCGCTGGCCAACGGGCCGTCCGGCCTGGGGGACCGCGACCACGAGGGGCATCCCGGCTGGCGCATCGACCAGATCGAGGCCAACGTGACCGGCTGGCTGCGCAGGTACACCCCGCGCACGGTGTTGCTGCACATCGGCACCAACGACGTGCTGCAGAACCGCGACCTGCCGAACGCGCCGGCCCGGCTGTCCACCTTGCTCGATCGCATCACCGCGACCGCCCCGGCCGCCGAGGTGCTCGTGGCCACGATCATCCCGCTGGCCAACCCGGGCCAGGAGGCGAACGTGCGCGCGTTCAACGCCAAGATCCCCGGCATCGTGCGGAGCAAGGTGAACGCGGGCAAGCGGGTGCGCATGGTCGACATGCACGCCGCGCTGCGGCCTGCCGACCTCTACGACGGCATCCACCCGAGCGCGGCGGGCCACGACAAGATGGCCGCGGCCTGGTTCAGCGCGCTGCGGGCGGCTCCGCAGCGCGCCGGGGAGCCCGGCCCGGCCGAAGCGGCCACGCCGCCGCTGGGCTGGAACAGCTGGAACAGCTTCGGCTGCAACGTCAACGAGACGGTGGTCCGCCAGGCGGCCGACGCGATGGTCAGCTCGGGGATGCGGACGGCGGGTTACCAGTACGTGGTGGTCGACGACTGCTGGTTCGACCCTCAGCGCGACGCCCAGGGCAACCTGCGGGCCAGCCCGGCGAAGTTCCCGAGCGGGATGAAGGCGTTGGGGGACTACATCCACAGCCGGGGCCTGAAGTTCGGCATCTACCAGGTGCCGACCGAGCGCACCTGCGCCCAGCGGGTGGGCAACTACCCGGGGTCGACCGGCAGCAAGGGGCACGAGGTCCAGGACGCCCGCACCTTCGCCTCCTGGGGCGTGGACTACCTCAAGTACGACTGGTGCTCGCCGGAGGGCAGCAGGGAGGAGCAGGTCGCCCGGTTCCGGCTGATGCGGGACGCCCTGCGCGCCACCGGGCGGCCGATCGTCTACAGCATCAACCCGAACAGCTTCCACGCGATCACCGGGGACACCTACGACTGGGGCCAGGTCGCCGACCTGTGGCGCACCACCGAGGACCTGCTCGACATCTGGCAGAACGGCAACGTCAACAGCTACCCGATGGGCGTCGGCAACGTGGTCGACATCAACGCCCCGCTGGCCGCGCAGAACCGGCCGGGCCACTTCAACGACCCCGACATGCTGGTGGTCGGCAGGCCAGGGCTGTCGCTGACCGAATCGCGCTCGCACTTCGCGCTGTGGGCGCTGATGGCCGCGCCGCTGATGGCGGGCAACGACATCCGCACCATGTCCGCCGAGGTCAGCGCGATCCTGCGGAACTCCCGGCTGCTGGCGGTGAACCAGGACCGGCTCGGCCTCGGTGGCAGGCGGGTCCGCGACGACGGCGGCACCGAGGTCTTCGCCAAGCCGCTGGCCGACGGCTCGGTGGCGGTCGGCCTGTTCAACCGCGGTGGCGGGGAGGCCACGATCAGCACCACGGCCGCGCAGATCGGCCTCGCCGGTGGAGCGTTCACCCTGACCGACCTGTGGACCGGGGCCGTGGCCGGTAGCGGCGGCCAGATCAGCGCGAACGTGCCCGCGCACGGAGTCGCGGTGTACCGGGTGTCCGGCGGCGCCCCGCTGGCCAGCACGACCTCCGGGCTGCGTGGCGGCGGATCGGGCCGTTGCCTGGACGTCGACAACGCCTCGACCGCCGCCGGTGCGGCCGCGGTGATCTGGGACTGCCACACCGCCGCGAACCAGCTGTGGACCACGTGGGCGGGTGGCGAGGTCCGGGTCTTCGGCGACAAGTGCCTGGACGCGGAGAACCGGGGCACCGCCAACGGCACCCGGGTGCTCACCTGGCCCTGCAACGGTCAGGACAACCAGAAGTGGACCCTCAACGCCAACGGCTCGGTCACCAGCGTCCACTCCGGACTCTGCCTGGCCGTCAACCAGTCCGCCACCACCAACGGGTCGCGGCTGGTGCTGTGGAGCTGCGACGGCCAACCCAGCCAGAAGTGGGCTCGCGCGTAA
- a CDS encoding ricin-type beta-trefoil lectin domain protein: MPVRTRPAVAALLAATLTGATLLAAPAQAAEAAVTRILVAPGGDDHNSGERGRPVATLAKAQELARARAGRTDVVVELADGVHRLAAPLSFTSADSGRNGHTVTWQAAPGATPRVSGGEPVTGWTAHDPGANIWVAPVPRGVDSRQLYVDGTLAPRASIGISRNDVRITPTGMTITNPALNYLATLPQQNRIELESLNSFTDRFSPVQSISGSTITMQQPAWRNNNWGYDTLAKPFAGGSLTLHNAYSFLRTAGQWYLDPAAGRLYYKIAAGQSPVGRDIVLPRLTSLVRMSGSHANPVRDITVRDLVFEHTTWLQPGTSAGYANQQSGTFIATAHQMPADFLTSCQSGCRQFEAARNSWGQVPAAVQVSAATGINLSGNTFRHLGQVGLGIGNDANAHQSGVGLGAANITVSRNTFTNLSGGGIVVGGVRPDAHHPASPALVNRDITIRNNLVTEVAKDYKDMAGILATYVTRGLIEHNEVSNLAYDGIDIGWGWGANDPGGSQDYRNRGLYEHQPVYTTPTTLRETVVRYNVVHGTKKSLHDGGALYNLSANPGGSIDHNLVYDNRSTVGLYLDEGSRSVSVAQNVVIDSGVWAFTNASATNNTSDNVFAGNWYNTGATRVATGAPHHNVLRGNVQVSGSWPVEAQRVMAQAGIEPALRPSTGNVLGLAAGKCLEVANNSTTPGTQLQIRGCAGATGQIWTRTSSGQLSVHGGTRCMAAKDNQTAAGTPVVIGPCDGGANGQWRFNANGSLTGVQSGLCLDVSGGGTANGAKVVLWACNGGGNQQWVLS; the protein is encoded by the coding sequence ATGCCTGTCCGCACCAGACCTGCGGTCGCCGCGCTGCTCGCGGCGACCCTCACCGGGGCGACCCTGCTCGCCGCTCCCGCCCAGGCGGCCGAGGCCGCGGTCACCCGGATCCTGGTCGCCCCGGGCGGTGACGACCACAACTCGGGTGAGCGCGGCCGGCCGGTCGCCACCCTCGCCAAGGCCCAGGAACTGGCCCGCGCCCGCGCCGGCCGCACCGATGTGGTGGTGGAGCTGGCCGACGGCGTGCACCGGCTCGCCGCACCGCTGAGCTTCACCAGCGCGGACTCCGGCCGCAACGGCCACACCGTCACCTGGCAGGCCGCGCCCGGCGCCACCCCGCGGGTCTCCGGCGGGGAGCCGGTGACCGGCTGGACGGCGCACGACCCCGGCGCGAACATCTGGGTCGCGCCGGTGCCCAGGGGCGTGGACTCCCGGCAGCTCTACGTGGACGGCACGCTCGCGCCCCGCGCCTCGATCGGCATCTCCCGCAACGACGTGCGGATCACCCCCACCGGCATGACGATCACCAACCCCGCGCTGAACTACCTGGCCACCCTGCCGCAGCAGAACCGGATCGAGCTGGAGAGCCTGAACTCCTTCACTGACCGCTTCTCCCCGGTGCAGAGCATCAGCGGCAGCACCATCACCATGCAGCAACCGGCCTGGCGCAACAACAACTGGGGCTACGACACCCTCGCCAAGCCCTTCGCCGGTGGCAGCCTGACGCTGCACAACGCCTACTCGTTCCTGCGCACCGCCGGCCAGTGGTACCTGGACCCGGCGGCCGGGCGGCTCTACTACAAGATCGCCGCGGGCCAGTCGCCGGTGGGCCGCGACATCGTGCTGCCCCGGCTGACCTCGCTGGTGCGGATGAGCGGTAGCCACGCCAACCCGGTCCGCGACATCACCGTGCGGGACCTGGTCTTCGAGCACACCACCTGGCTCCAGCCGGGCACCTCGGCCGGGTACGCCAACCAGCAGAGCGGCACGTTCATCGCCACCGCCCACCAGATGCCCGCCGACTTCCTGACCTCCTGCCAGTCGGGCTGCCGGCAGTTCGAGGCCGCGCGCAACAGCTGGGGCCAGGTGCCAGCCGCCGTGCAGGTCTCGGCCGCCACCGGCATCAACCTCTCCGGCAACACCTTCCGGCACCTCGGCCAGGTCGGGCTGGGCATCGGCAACGACGCGAACGCCCACCAGAGCGGAGTCGGCCTGGGCGCGGCGAACATCACCGTCTCGCGCAACACCTTCACCAACCTCTCCGGCGGCGGCATCGTGGTGGGCGGGGTCCGGCCCGACGCGCACCACCCGGCCAGCCCGGCGCTGGTCAACAGGGACATCACCATCAGGAACAACCTGGTGACCGAGGTCGCCAAGGACTACAAGGACATGGCGGGCATCCTGGCCACCTACGTCACCCGTGGGCTCATCGAGCACAACGAGGTGTCCAACCTCGCCTACGACGGTATCGACATCGGCTGGGGCTGGGGCGCCAACGACCCCGGCGGCAGCCAGGACTACCGCAACCGTGGCCTGTACGAGCACCAGCCGGTCTACACCACGCCGACCACGCTGCGCGAGACCGTGGTCCGGTACAACGTCGTGCACGGCACCAAGAAGTCCCTGCACGACGGCGGCGCGCTCTACAACCTCTCCGCCAACCCCGGTGGCTCGATCGACCACAACCTCGTCTACGACAACCGGAGCACCGTCGGGCTGTACCTGGACGAGGGCTCGCGCTCGGTGTCGGTGGCGCAGAACGTGGTCATCGACAGCGGGGTCTGGGCCTTCACCAACGCCAGCGCCACCAACAACACCAGCGACAACGTCTTCGCCGGGAACTGGTACAACACCGGGGCCACCAGGGTGGCCACCGGCGCGCCGCACCACAACGTGCTGCGCGGCAACGTCCAGGTGAGCGGCAGCTGGCCGGTGGAGGCGCAGCGGGTGATGGCCCAGGCCGGCATCGAACCCGCCCTGCGGCCCAGCACCGGCAACGTGCTCGGGCTGGCCGCGGGCAAGTGCCTCGAGGTGGCGAACAACAGCACCACGCCGGGCACCCAGCTGCAGATCCGGGGGTGCGCGGGCGCGACGGGCCAGATCTGGACGCGGACGTCATCGGGTCAGCTGAGCGTGCACGGCGGCACCAGGTGCATGGCGGCCAAGGACAACCAGACCGCCGCGGGCACCCCGGTGGTGATCGGGCCGTGCGACGGGGGAGCGAACGGGCAGTGGCGGTTCAACGCCAACGGCTCGCTCACCGGCGTGCAGTCCGGGCTGTGCCTGGACGTCAGCGGCGGCGGCACCGCCAACGGCGCCAAGGTCGTGCTGTGGGCCTGCAACGGCGGCGGCAACCAGCAGTGGGTGCTCTCCTAG
- a CDS encoding glycoside hydrolase family 43 protein — translation MSRQRRLRGAVLAIAATLGLLAGATGAAPASPVPQPSTTYGNPLLWQDFADPDIIRVGDTYYYSASTMHYSPGAPILRSYDLVHWEVAGHSVPKLDFGAKYDLNGGRGYVRGVWASFLNHRKSDNTFYWGGCVDFAKTHLYTAAAVEGPWRRHTTIDKCYYDAGLLIDDNDTMYVAYGNKNISVAQLSPDGRTEVRSQQVFSTPPNIGTLEGARFYKRGNDYYIFLTRPANGQYILKSTNGPFGPYAIQQLLLDLPGPIQGGGVPHQGGLVQTQHGDWHYLAFVDAYPGGRVPVLAPVTWTADGWPRIQTVNGAWGRSYPFPKLPPHPLKPMLGVDTFPGPGLGPEWEWNHNPDDTKWSADNGLRLRTATVTNDLYSARNTLTHRITGPSSTATIALDLSGMRDGDRTGLAMLRDSSAWIGVKREGGRNRVVMVNGLTMDGNWNTTGTGREAASAGLSGNRIFLRANADVRPGAGRQARFSYSADGVNFTPLGPGFTLNHNWTFFMGYRFAVFNHATQSLGGAVTLQRFEQTTP, via the coding sequence ATGTCACGTCAACGAAGACTGCGCGGCGCGGTCCTGGCGATCGCGGCGACCCTGGGCCTGCTGGCCGGCGCCACCGGCGCGGCCCCGGCCAGCCCCGTGCCCCAGCCGAGCACCACCTACGGCAACCCGTTGCTGTGGCAGGACTTCGCGGATCCGGACATCATCCGCGTCGGCGACACCTACTACTACTCCGCCTCCACCATGCACTACTCGCCGGGCGCGCCGATCCTGCGCTCCTACGACCTGGTGCACTGGGAGGTCGCGGGTCACTCGGTGCCGAAGCTGGACTTCGGCGCGAAGTACGACCTCAACGGCGGCCGGGGCTACGTCCGGGGTGTCTGGGCCTCCTTCCTCAACCACCGCAAGAGCGACAACACCTTCTACTGGGGCGGCTGCGTCGACTTCGCCAAGACGCACCTGTACACCGCGGCCGCCGTTGAGGGGCCGTGGCGGCGGCACACCACCATCGACAAGTGCTACTACGACGCCGGTCTGCTGATCGATGACAACGACACGATGTACGTGGCCTACGGCAACAAGAACATCAGCGTCGCGCAGCTCTCGCCGGACGGCCGGACCGAGGTGCGCTCGCAGCAGGTGTTCAGCACCCCGCCGAACATCGGCACCCTCGAAGGCGCCCGGTTCTACAAGCGCGGCAACGACTACTACATCTTCCTCACCCGCCCCGCGAACGGGCAGTACATCCTGAAGTCGACCAACGGGCCCTTCGGGCCGTACGCGATCCAGCAGTTGCTGCTGGACCTGCCAGGCCCGATCCAGGGTGGTGGCGTCCCGCACCAGGGCGGCCTGGTGCAGACCCAGCACGGGGACTGGCACTACCTGGCCTTCGTCGACGCCTACCCCGGCGGCCGGGTGCCGGTGCTCGCGCCGGTCACCTGGACCGCCGACGGCTGGCCGCGGATCCAGACCGTCAACGGCGCCTGGGGCAGGAGCTACCCGTTCCCGAAGCTGCCCCCGCACCCGCTGAAACCGATGCTCGGCGTGGACACCTTCCCCGGCCCCGGACTCGGCCCCGAATGGGAGTGGAACCACAACCCGGATGACACGAAGTGGTCGGCGGACAACGGGTTGCGGCTGCGGACGGCGACGGTCACCAACGACCTGTACTCCGCGCGCAACACCCTGACCCACCGCATCACCGGCCCGAGCTCGACCGCGACGATCGCACTGGACCTCTCCGGCATGCGCGACGGCGACCGCACCGGGCTGGCCATGCTGCGGGACTCCTCGGCCTGGATCGGGGTCAAGCGGGAAGGCGGCCGCAACCGCGTGGTGATGGTCAACGGCCTCACCATGGACGGCAACTGGAACACCACCGGCACCGGCCGCGAGGCCGCCAGCGCGGGCTTGAGCGGCAACCGGATCTTCCTGCGCGCCAACGCCGACGTCCGGCCCGGCGCGGGCAGACAGGCCCGCTTCTCCTACAGCGCCGACGGGGTGAACTTCACCCCGCTCGGGCCCGGGTTCACCCTCAACCACAACTGGACCTTCTTCATGGGCTACCGGTTCGCCGTCTTCAACCACGCCACCCAGTCACTCGGCGGCGCGGTCACCCTCCAGCGCTTCGAGCAGACCACCCCGTAA
- a CDS encoding glycoside hydrolase family 43 protein — protein sequence MKRSAILAVVCLLAMSPAIASADNPIVQHIYTADPSPLVHDGRVYLYTGHDEDGSTTFTMKDWRVWSSADMVNWTDHGSPLSLATFSWARSDAWAGQAVQRNGKFYWYVPVTSRATGRYAIGVAVADSPTGPFRDALGRPLVENGEIDPSVFVDDDGQAYLYWGNPNLWYIKLNADMVSYSGSGPTRIPLTPAGFGTRTGDPNRPTLYEEGPWVFKRKGLYYNVYAAKCCSEHIAYSTAPGPTGPWTYRGTVMPTQGRSFTNHPGLIDFKGGSYFFYHNGALPGGSGYTRSVAVEKFSYNGDGSIPTMTMSTAGPPPADVLNPFVRQEAETIAWGSGIETERASEGGMNVGWIENGDSIKVKNVAFGGGARSFSARVASGAAGGAIELRLGGPSGTLVGRCAVGGTGGWQNWATVSCPVSGATGTQDLHLRFTGGSGYLFNLDWWQFAG from the coding sequence GTGAAACGCTCCGCGATCCTCGCTGTCGTGTGCCTGCTGGCGATGTCACCGGCCATCGCCAGCGCGGACAACCCCATCGTCCAGCACATCTACACCGCCGATCCCTCGCCACTGGTGCACGACGGCCGCGTCTACCTCTACACCGGGCACGACGAGGACGGCTCCACCACCTTCACCATGAAGGACTGGCGGGTGTGGTCCTCGGCGGACATGGTGAACTGGACCGACCACGGTTCGCCGTTGAGCCTGGCCACGTTCAGCTGGGCCCGCTCCGACGCCTGGGCGGGGCAGGCGGTGCAGCGCAACGGCAAGTTCTACTGGTACGTGCCGGTGACCAGCCGCGCCACCGGCCGGTACGCCATCGGGGTCGCCGTCGCCGACAGCCCGACCGGGCCCTTCCGCGACGCCCTCGGGCGACCGCTGGTGGAGAACGGCGAGATCGACCCGAGCGTGTTCGTCGACGACGACGGCCAGGCCTACCTGTACTGGGGCAACCCGAACCTGTGGTACATCAAGCTCAACGCCGACATGGTGTCCTACTCGGGCAGCGGCCCGACCCGGATTCCGCTCACCCCGGCCGGTTTCGGCACGCGCACCGGAGATCCCAACCGGCCGACCCTGTACGAGGAGGGGCCGTGGGTGTTCAAGCGCAAGGGGTTGTACTACAACGTCTACGCCGCGAAGTGCTGTTCCGAGCACATCGCCTACTCCACCGCGCCGGGACCGACCGGGCCGTGGACCTACCGCGGCACGGTCATGCCGACCCAGGGCCGCAGCTTCACCAACCACCCCGGCCTGATCGACTTCAAGGGCGGCAGCTATTTCTTCTACCACAACGGCGCGCTGCCCGGCGGCAGCGGCTACACCCGCTCGGTCGCGGTGGAGAAGTTCAGCTACAACGGCGACGGCAGCATCCCCACCATGACCATGAGCACGGCCGGTCCACCGCCTGCTGATGTGCTGAACCCCTTCGTGCGCCAGGAAGCCGAGACGATCGCGTGGGGTTCGGGCATCGAGACCGAACGCGCGAGCGAGGGCGGGATGAACGTCGGCTGGATCGAGAACGGCGACTCGATCAAGGTCAAGAACGTCGCCTTCGGCGGCGGCGCGCGCTCCTTCAGCGCGCGGGTGGCCTCGGGAGCGGCCGGTGGCGCCATCGAGCTCCGGCTCGGCGGGCCCAGCGGCACGCTGGTCGGCCGGTGCGCGGTCGGCGGCACCGGCGGCTGGCAGAACTGGGCCACGGTGTCCTGCCCGGTGAGCGGCGCGACCGGAACGCAGGACCTGCACCTTCGGTTCACCGGCGGCAGCGGCTACCTGTTCAACCTGGACTGGTGGCAGTTCGCCGGGTGA
- a CDS encoding carbohydrate ABC transporter permease codes for MTAGVRWRAGHGFVAPYVLLLLAFGVLPTGYAVYSAFTDAGGSFAGLANFVTAASDFRFAAAAGHVALYLVFWLAALVVFVVVLALLLHRVGSRGLSRSLRLLYYLPGALAGSASVLVWLFLLDPAVSPVGFLLRACGFDTFGQVVAPDHLPVLFTLIAFWTGAGGWIVVMYGALNTISTEVLEAARIDGAGAWQTAWHIQLPLLRKWIVYMMILAFAGGTQLFVEPQLLSQASVGVAGRDHSLNQLSYEFAFQHDNIGAAAAISVGLLLTGLLAAAAFVARSRFFDAD; via the coding sequence ATGACCGCCGGGGTGCGCTGGCGCGCGGGCCACGGCTTCGTCGCCCCGTACGTGCTGCTGCTGCTGGCTTTCGGTGTGCTGCCCACGGGGTACGCGGTCTACTCCGCCTTCACCGACGCCGGTGGCTCCTTCGCCGGTCTGGCGAACTTCGTCACCGCCGCGAGTGACTTCCGGTTCGCCGCCGCGGCCGGGCACGTCGCGCTCTACCTGGTCTTCTGGCTGGCCGCGCTGGTGGTGTTCGTGGTCGTGCTCGCGCTGCTGCTGCACCGGGTGGGCTCCCGTGGCCTGAGCAGGTCGTTGCGCTTGCTGTACTACCTCCCGGGCGCGCTGGCCGGATCAGCCAGTGTCCTGGTCTGGCTGTTCCTGCTCGACCCCGCGGTCAGTCCGGTGGGCTTCCTGTTGCGCGCCTGCGGTTTCGACACCTTCGGCCAGGTGGTCGCACCGGATCACCTGCCGGTCCTGTTCACCCTCATCGCGTTCTGGACCGGCGCGGGCGGGTGGATCGTGGTGATGTACGGGGCGTTGAACACCATCTCCACCGAGGTGCTGGAGGCGGCGCGGATCGACGGCGCGGGCGCGTGGCAGACCGCGTGGCACATCCAGCTCCCGTTGCTGCGCAAGTGGATCGTCTACATGATGATCCTCGCCTTCGCCGGCGGCACCCAGCTCTTCGTCGAGCCCCAGCTGCTGTCGCAGGCCAGTGTCGGGGTCGCGGGCCGGGACCACTCGCTCAACCAGCTCTCCTACGAGTTCGCCTTCCAGCACGACAACATCGGCGCCGCCGCCGCCATCTCGGTCGGGCTGCTGCTGACCGGGCTGCTCGCCGCCGCTGCGTTCGTCGCGAGATCGAGGTTCTTCGATGCCGACTGA
- a CDS encoding ABC transporter substrate-binding protein: MTAKLAWLAGWTALLLAATACGDGGGSAAPQALTVWVDSTRLAAAQLYQKQNPSVPMDIVTYDGGANGSNYLQTKVSLFNRTRSGWPDVVFSSQNNETTWAVPAKFAAPLDKGLIPRSLLDGWAAGANDPCVVEGTLYCLRNDLSQTVLWYDAALMEQWGYQVPTTWEQYEDLGRRVAAEHPGHLVGSAGDTFTPEIYLWAGKCGANQITGPKQVTVNTTGPRCTRMAALLDTLIKNGTLSTSSVFSSDFGKNHAGKILMMPGPAWYGGSLFQDTFKVPPGRIAVAPMPRWADDPSPSAGNVGGGTWLLSAHSTKVRAATDFLTWVTTSADYQGKLAPGYPAYQPAAKAWLDRQAASGYYANDVAAPLQAAAGQVWPGWGYGQFSQEAIWAARVTPGLHAGRTIVSMLPEWQQAIVDHARADGYQVSP, encoded by the coding sequence ATGACAGCGAAGCTCGCGTGGCTGGCCGGCTGGACCGCGCTCCTGCTGGCCGCCACCGCCTGCGGCGACGGCGGTGGCTCGGCTGCTCCGCAGGCGTTGACGGTGTGGGTGGACTCCACCCGCCTGGCCGCCGCGCAGCTCTACCAGAAGCAGAACCCCTCGGTGCCGATGGACATCGTCACCTACGACGGCGGTGCCAACGGCTCGAACTACCTGCAGACCAAGGTGAGCCTGTTCAACCGGACCCGCAGCGGCTGGCCGGACGTGGTCTTCAGCTCGCAGAACAACGAGACCACCTGGGCCGTGCCCGCGAAGTTCGCCGCGCCGCTGGACAAGGGGCTGATCCCGCGGTCGCTGCTCGACGGCTGGGCCGCCGGCGCGAACGACCCGTGCGTGGTCGAGGGCACCTTGTACTGCCTGCGCAACGACCTGTCCCAGACCGTGCTCTGGTACGACGCCGCCCTGATGGAGCAGTGGGGCTACCAGGTCCCCACCACCTGGGAGCAGTACGAGGACCTGGGCCGCAGGGTCGCCGCCGAACACCCCGGCCACCTGGTCGGATCCGCGGGCGATACCTTCACCCCGGAGATCTACCTGTGGGCGGGCAAGTGCGGCGCCAACCAGATCACCGGGCCCAAGCAGGTCACCGTGAACACCACCGGTCCGCGGTGCACCCGGATGGCCGCGCTGCTGGACACGCTGATCAAGAACGGCACCCTGTCCACCAGCAGCGTGTTCAGCTCCGACTTCGGCAAGAACCACGCCGGCAAGATCCTCATGATGCCCGGCCCCGCCTGGTACGGCGGCTCGCTGTTCCAGGACACGTTCAAGGTGCCGCCCGGCCGGATCGCGGTCGCCCCGATGCCGCGGTGGGCCGATGACCCCAGCCCCTCCGCGGGCAACGTCGGCGGCGGGACCTGGCTGCTGTCCGCGCACAGCACCAAGGTGCGGGCCGCGACCGACTTCCTGACCTGGGTGACCACCTCGGCGGACTACCAGGGCAAGCTCGCCCCCGGCTACCCGGCCTACCAGCCGGCGGCGAAGGCGTGGCTGGACAGGCAGGCCGCCTCCGGCTACTACGCCAACGACGTCGCCGCGCCGCTGCAGGCGGCGGCGGGCCAGGTGTGGCCGGGGTGGGGCTACGGGCAGTTCAGCCAGGAGGCGATCTGGGCGGCCAGGGTGACGCCGGGCCTGCACGCGGGCCGGACCATCGTCTCGATGCTGCCGGAGTGGCAGCAGGCGATCGTCGACCACGCGCGCGCTGACGGCTACCAAGTCAGCCCATGA